One part of the Helicobacter cetorum MIT 99-5656 genome encodes these proteins:
- a CDS encoding outer membrane family protein: MGSRVLKNVKSFSYPLSFLLLLNLFVSQIQAFNMNITGKMSSYTKYGFNNQKYQPSKDIYPTGSYTSLLGELNLSMGLYKGLRAEVGAMMATLPYDSTAYQGNNIPNGQPGSRTDPFSTGMFWQYIGWYAGHSGLHVQRPRYAMVHNAFLSYNYKKDKFSVGIKGGRYEAEDYDWFTSFSQGVEGYIKYKDTKLRVMYSDARASASSDWFWYFGRYYTSGKALMITDLKYEKNGLKINPYFYAIFQRMYAPGINITYDTNPNFNDKGFRFVGTFVGLFPYFATPANAYDIILFQQQPLGKSGQTYFLRTRFYYNKWQFGGSIYKNVGNANGDIGIYGDPLGYNIWTNSIYDAEINNIVGANAINGFLYVGSHYRRFNWKILGRWTNSPRADERTLALFLSYFSSRYNIKLDLKLEYYGNITKQGYCIGYCGMYVPADPNGPGTQPLKHNVYSDRSHIMFTFTYGFRIY; this comes from the coding sequence ATTGGGAGTAGGGTTTTGAAAAATGTAAAGTCTTTTTCTTATCCCTTATCCTTTTTGCTCCTTTTGAATCTCTTTGTCTCTCAGATTCAAGCTTTCAACATGAATATTACCGGCAAAATGAGTAGCTATACGAAGTATGGGTTTAATAATCAAAAATACCAGCCTTCTAAAGATATTTATCCAACCGGTAGCTACACTTCTTTACTGGGTGAGTTGAATCTCAGCATGGGTTTATACAAGGGCTTAAGAGCTGAAGTGGGGGCAATGATGGCAACGCTTCCTTATGACTCTACCGCCTATCAGGGTAATAATATTCCTAATGGGCAGCCCGGTTCTAGGACTGACCCCTTTAGCACAGGTATGTTTTGGCAATATATTGGCTGGTATGCAGGGCATAGCGGTTTGCATGTGCAAAGACCCCGTTATGCGATGGTGCATAACGCTTTTTTGAGCTATAACTACAAAAAAGACAAGTTTAGCGTTGGAATCAAAGGGGGGCGTTATGAAGCTGAAGATTATGATTGGTTCACTTCTTTTAGTCAAGGGGTTGAAGGCTATATTAAGTATAAAGATACTAAATTAAGAGTGATGTATTCTGACGCTAGGGCTTCAGCATCAAGCGACTGGTTTTGGTATTTTGGGCGTTACTATACAAGTGGCAAGGCTCTAATGATTACTGATTTGAAATACGAAAAGAATGGCTTAAAAATCAACCCTTATTTCTATGCTATTTTTCAAAGAATGTATGCACCCGGAATCAATATCACTTATGATACTAATCCTAATTTCAATGATAAGGGTTTTCGCTTTGTAGGCACTTTTGTAGGGCTTTTTCCTTATTTTGCGACTCCAGCTAATGCGTATGATATTATCCTTTTTCAGCAACAGCCCTTAGGAAAGAGCGGGCAAACTTATTTCTTACGCACACGCTTTTATTACAATAAATGGCAATTTGGGGGTAGTATCTATAAAAATGTGGGTAATGCTAATGGTGATATAGGTATTTATGGAGACCCTTTGGGCTATAACATTTGGACAAATAGTATCTATGATGCTGAAATCAATAACATTGTTGGTGCTAACGCCATTAATGGGTTCTTATATGTCGGCTCTCATTATAGGCGTTTCAATTGGAAGATTTTAGGGCGTTGGACTAATAGTCCGAGGGCTGATGAGAGAACTCTTGCACTCTTTTTGAGCTATTTTTCTAGCCGATACAATATCAAATTAGATTTAAAGCTTGAATACTATGGCAATATTACCAAGCAAGGTTATTGTATTGGTTATTGTGGCATGTATGTTCCTGCTGACCCAAACGGACCTGGAACACAACCCTTAAAACACAATGTTTATTCTGATAGAAGCCACATAATGTTTACATTCACCTATGGTTTTAGGATTTATTGA
- a CDS encoding outer membrane protein, with amino-acid sequence MKKIKPFQSLFLAGSLLTYENLLAEDNGWYMSVGYQIGGTKQLINNKQLLDNEKTIASITQSAINIAGPTTGLITLSSQTVADALGYGVSNAVGNQLEGVSNILDKIGRTRKDFYSSRQISSISQQLVGLKGSSNPLRAHSAQITAKLLANTQSAFEEGIVLSSNITNTVNSLNPSDNTKEVKAQLQNTAQSMAKLLEQIEGNISKTTTTTYVQALLTNLTAAVNKSNNEANTTALQAALNTFGVGVYKTGTTATHTVLNPPSAPVGLFNPMPNSILGLTQTSSNNTAYYNDTLLMNTLTGSLSENQQSGSNGCSQTNQGNNQQNCQPQGQIGYLEQFIKDLNPLATYGSNTTKEGKQATPNNQNLTANQQQIQTIAQRLQSIALNTLDNNAINITTYNLNNLHNALNFQAYKKTIANYNKVLKSITWNGSSGFNEPKDLLKNTSNNNQIGTVTNAQGQNISAYDCTTIANNQTGNDAQGQFSCKVPNNGTIGEGQQLQNNTTNPSTNALIAASKITKSHQIGVNSFNLVSQVWDVYSSLKTSEENLTKNAKILCAPKEGGTQDCNGNTSQSSSGGLSISGNGQLQTILSTSSITNGSSNPPEEQKLQLQARVGVNSENAKTQLLQALGGNSGVANGSSVGSNGVSGASGVQVNNLASKGTTTTTTTPQANTVVGALDNVLANVNQFQKSISEAFKNQESNIQKWANAIYFINGTNGKGSESQQQQQGGQQNSQCNGSGSGTNQDLCIQLRANFYQLINTINQQVPTSVQAMVDQSPQQTQQVGQQLSVTTTNGSCANGTSSGQNNNWCHQQWSDPKNYYSGLQQALGYSLTKEKEESKGNSTSGNNNQITYNVQKITLTSNGLLQQIIAQLKSFNGSNGEQESGKQNNSGNIGTAYQMLIDASEGKLGNYTPSSNQDEKGGSGGSNNGYTPCTRTQGASMVQSEGGSHSSCYTPNKNTTQQKKAVELKQENQNNNLQKIYDDAKKIADIIASSGNNKGVENGLKQFFEALKGGNGQLSNLCSNGSSSGGGGGGGSQNGCTGGLINLLGAIPTSGVSDTNNLVVLLTEFIKTAGFIQNQASNQTDLKTAFNTITQAISKGFQALQNDISPNVILTLLQEITSNTTTIQSFSQTLRQLLGDNKFFSVQQKLLEAMVNARNQVQNAYAQASSYGANPILSQYVAGKSTQHGMSNGVGASVGYKYFFGKARNLGLRHYLFVDYGYSEMGVANQSVKANIFAYGLGTDFLWNLFRRTYHTKALNFGLFTGIQLGGTTWLSSLRQQIIDNWGDANNIHLANFQVALNFGVRTNFAEFKRFSKNFHNQGILSQKSVEFGIKVPFIDQVYLKSAGADVNYRRLYTFYINYITAF; translated from the coding sequence ATGAAAAAAATCAAACCATTCCAATCCCTCTTCTTAGCTGGCTCTTTATTGACTTATGAAAATTTGCTCGCTGAAGACAATGGCTGGTATATGTCTGTAGGCTATCAAATTGGTGGCACTAAGCAACTTATCAACAACAAGCAGCTTTTAGACAATGAAAAAACCATTGCAAGCATCACTCAAAGCGCGATTAACATCGCAGGCCCTACCACAGGCTTAATCACGCTCAGTTCTCAAACCGTAGCAGACGCTCTAGGCTATGGAGTGAGTAATGCAGTGGGCAACCAGTTAGAAGGTGTTTCTAATATCCTAGATAAAATTGGCAGAACCAGAAAAGACTTCTATTCTAGCAGACAAATCTCTAGTATTTCCCAACAACTCGTAGGCCTAAAAGGCAGCTCTAACCCTTTAAGAGCCCACTCTGCACAAATTACAGCTAAACTCTTAGCTAACACTCAAAGCGCGTTTGAAGAAGGCATTGTTTTAAGCTCTAATATCACTAACACCGTTAATAGCCTTAACCCTAGCGATAACACCAAAGAAGTCAAAGCCCAATTACAAAACACCGCACAATCTATGGCTAAACTCCTAGAACAAATTGAAGGCAATATTTCTAAGACCACCACCACCACTTATGTTCAAGCTTTACTCACTAATTTAACCGCTGCAGTCAACAAGAGCAATAATGAAGCTAACACCACAGCCTTACAAGCAGCTTTAAACACTTTTGGGGTAGGCGTTTATAAAACAGGCACTACGGCTACGCACACGGTATTAAACCCCCCTTCAGCTCCTGTTGGGCTTTTTAACCCCATGCCAAACTCTATCTTAGGGCTTACCCAAACTTCTTCTAACAACACAGCTTACTACAACGACACCCTTTTAATGAACACCTTAACAGGTAGTTTGAGTGAAAACCAGCAAAGTGGTAGTAATGGTTGCAGCCAAACTAATCAGGGTAACAACCAACAAAACTGCCAACCACAAGGTCAAATAGGATATTTAGAACAATTCATCAAAGATTTAAACCCCCTAGCAACCTATGGTAGTAACACCACTAAAGAAGGCAAGCAAGCAACACCAAACAACCAAAATCTAACCGCTAACCAACAACAAATCCAAACTATCGCTCAAAGGCTTCAGAGCATCGCTTTAAACACTTTAGACAATAACGCTATCAATATTACCACTTACAATCTCAACAACCTACACAACGCTTTGAATTTCCAAGCGTATAAAAAAACGATAGCAAACTACAATAAAGTTTTAAAGAGTATTACTTGGAATGGTAGTTCAGGGTTCAATGAACCCAAAGACTTACTCAAAAACACTTCCAATAACAACCAAATTGGCACCGTTACCAACGCTCAAGGGCAGAATATCAGTGCATATGATTGCACTACTATTGCTAATAACCAAACCGGAAATGACGCTCAAGGCCAGTTCTCATGCAAAGTGCCTAATAATGGCACTATAGGAGAAGGGCAACAACTCCAAAATAACACCACTAACCCCAGCACAAACGCCTTAATCGCCGCTTCAAAAATCACTAAAAGCCATCAAATCGGCGTGAACTCCTTCAACCTGGTGTCTCAAGTGTGGGATGTTTATAGCTCTTTAAAAACATCTGAAGAAAACTTGACAAAAAATGCCAAGATATTATGCGCACCAAAAGAAGGGGGAACCCAAGATTGTAACGGAAACACCAGTCAAAGTTCTTCAGGGGGTTTGAGTATCAGTGGGAATGGGCAATTGCAGACGATTTTAAGCACTTCTAGTATTACTAATGGCAGTAGTAATCCACCCGAAGAACAAAAACTACAGCTACAAGCAAGAGTGGGAGTCAATAGCGAAAATGCTAAAACACAGCTTTTACAAGCTTTAGGGGGTAATAGTGGGGTTGCTAATGGGAGTTCTGTAGGCAGTAATGGAGTGAGTGGGGCTAGTGGGGTTCAAGTGAATAATCTCGCAAGCAAAGGCACTACTACAACCACTACAACCCCCCAAGCTAACACGGTAGTAGGAGCGTTAGATAATGTTCTAGCGAATGTGAATCAATTTCAAAAAAGTATTTCTGAAGCTTTTAAAAACCAAGAAAGCAATATTCAAAAATGGGCGAATGCGATTTATTTTATCAATGGCACTAATGGTAAAGGTAGTGAAAGTCAGCAACAGCAACAAGGGGGGCAACAAAATTCACAATGTAATGGCAGTGGTAGTGGAACTAATCAAGATTTATGCATTCAGTTAAGAGCGAATTTTTACCAATTGATTAACACCATTAACCAGCAAGTGCCTACTTCAGTTCAGGCTATGGTTGACCAAAGTCCGCAACAAACACAGCAAGTAGGCCAGCAATTGAGTGTAACAACCACTAATGGCTCATGTGCGAATGGAACTAGTAGCGGACAGAATAACAATTGGTGCCACCAGCAATGGTCAGACCCTAAGAATTATTATAGTGGGTTACAACAGGCTTTGGGGTATTCTTTAACGAAAGAGAAAGAAGAAAGCAAAGGAAATAGCACAAGTGGGAATAACAACCAAATAACCTACAATGTTCAAAAAATAACGCTTACTAGCAATGGGTTATTACAACAGATTATCGCACAACTTAAAAGTTTTAATGGTAGTAATGGCGAACAAGAAAGTGGCAAACAAAACAATAGCGGTAACATCGGCACAGCCTACCAAATGTTGATAGATGCGAGCGAAGGGAAATTGGGGAATTATACCCCTAGTAGTAATCAAGACGAGAAAGGTGGGAGTGGTGGTAGTAACAATGGCTATACCCCATGCACTAGAACTCAAGGAGCGAGCATGGTTCAAAGTGAGGGTGGTAGCCATAGTAGTTGCTACACCCCTAATAAAAACACCACTCAACAAAAAAAAGCTGTAGAACTAAAACAAGAGAACCAAAACAACAACCTACAAAAAATCTACGATGACGCTAAAAAAATAGCCGACATTATCGCTAGTTCTGGGAATAACAAAGGCGTTGAAAACGGCTTAAAACAATTCTTTGAAGCGTTAAAGGGTGGCAACGGACAACTGAGTAATTTGTGTAGTAATGGTAGCAGTTCTGGTGGTGGCGGTGGCGGTGGTTCACAAAATGGTTGCACCGGTGGTCTTATCAATCTCTTAGGGGCTATCCCTACAAGTGGGGTGAGTGATACCAATAATTTAGTGGTTTTACTCACAGAATTTATTAAAACCGCTGGGTTTATACAAAATCAAGCTAGTAATCAAACAGACCTTAAAACAGCTTTTAACACTATCACTCAAGCTATTTCTAAAGGGTTTCAAGCCTTACAAAACGATATTAGCCCTAATGTGATTTTAACCTTACTCCAAGAAATCACTTCTAACACAACCACTATCCAGTCTTTCTCTCAAACCTTACGCCAGCTTCTAGGGGATAACAAGTTTTTTAGTGTCCAGCAAAAATTACTAGAAGCCATGGTAAATGCAAGAAATCAGGTTCAAAACGCTTACGCACAAGCTAGTAGTTATGGGGCTAACCCCATTTTAAGCCAGTATGTAGCGGGTAAAAGCACTCAACATGGTATGAGTAATGGTGTGGGAGCGAGTGTGGGCTATAAATACTTCTTTGGGAAGGCTAGAAATCTGGGTCTTAGGCATTATCTCTTTGTGGATTATGGCTATAGTGAAATGGGTGTGGCAAATCAAAGCGTGAAAGCCAATATCTTTGCTTATGGTTTAGGCACAGATTTTTTATGGAACTTATTTAGAAGGACTTATCATACTAAGGCGTTGAATTTTGGGTTGTTTACTGGGATTCAACTAGGTGGCACAACATGGCTTAGTTCTCTTAGACAACAGATCATTGATAACTGGGGGGATGCTAACAACATTCATCTAGCGAATTTTCAAGTGGCGTTGAATTTTGGGGTGCGGACAAATTTTGCAGAGTTTAAGCGTTTTTCTAAGAATTTTCATAATCAAGGGATTTTAAGTCAAAAGAGCGTAGAATTTGGGATTAAAGTGCCTTTTATTGACCAAGTGTATTTAAAGAGTGCTGGGGCTGATGTGAACTATAGAAGGCTTTATACTTTTTATATCAATTATATTACGGCGTTTTAA
- the motB gene encoding flagellar motor protein MotB: MAKKNKPTECPAGEKWAVPYADFLSLLLALFIALYAISAVNKSKIEALKTEFIKIFNYAPKPETMQPVLLIPPDSGQEQDQTVNERSRPSSQNTETKITITRKGEGSVLEQIDQGSVLKLPSNLLFKDANSDAINQDMMLYIERIAKIIQKLPKRVHINVKGFTDDTPLQAHSRFKNHYELAANRAYRVMKVLIQYGVSPKQLSFSSYGSTNPIAPNDSVENRMKNNRVEIFFSTDANDLSKIHSILDQQFSPSK, from the coding sequence ATGGCTAAGAAAAACAAACCCACCGAATGCCCCGCCGGCGAAAAATGGGCGGTTCCTTATGCGGACTTTTTGTCTTTATTGCTCGCACTTTTTATCGCTCTTTATGCGATTTCAGCGGTCAATAAATCTAAAATAGAAGCTCTCAAAACGGAATTTATTAAGATTTTTAATTACGCTCCAAAGCCAGAGACTATGCAACCGGTTTTATTGATCCCACCTGATTCTGGACAAGAACAAGACCAAACCGTAAATGAAAGATCCAGACCTTCTTCACAGAATACTGAAACTAAAATCACTATCACTCGCAAGGGCGAAGGAAGTGTTTTAGAGCAAATTGACCAAGGCTCTGTTTTGAAGCTCCCTTCTAATTTGCTTTTTAAAGATGCAAATTCAGATGCCATTAATCAAGATATGATGCTCTATATTGAACGCATCGCTAAAATCATTCAAAAGCTTCCTAAAAGAGTGCATATCAATGTGAAAGGTTTCACTGATGATACCCCCTTACAAGCACACTCTCGCTTTAAGAACCATTACGAATTAGCTGCAAATCGTGCCTATAGAGTGATGAAAGTTCTTATACAATATGGAGTAAGCCCCAAACAACTATCCTTTTCTTCTTATGGCTCTACAAATCCTATCGCCCCTAATGATTCTGTAGAAAACAGAATGAAGAATAATCGTGTTGAAATCTTTTTTTCTACTGATGCGAATGATTTGAGTAAAATCCATTCTATTTTAGACCAGCAATTCAGTCCTTCCAAATGA
- a CDS encoding MBL fold metallo-hydrolase, giving the protein MKILKRACGAVEENAYIVKLSNGKDFIIDPGFSSSEWVLENTTNPTAILITHGHYDHVWDSANLSKILKNTPIYAPKDDVFMLENDIFNLGMPAFSPTFSVPCNKGCTTLEIENTIIKYWHFPGHTPGCSIIEIEGVIFSGDFIFYRSIGRYDFPYSNAKDMKESLLRFQSLDFPKDLDIYPGHGDKTSFFAEREHSKVWISRIA; this is encoded by the coding sequence TTGAAAATTTTAAAACGAGCTTGTGGGGCGGTGGAAGAGAACGCTTATATTGTTAAGCTGAGTAATGGTAAGGATTTTATCATAGACCCCGGATTTTCTAGTAGCGAGTGGGTGTTAGAAAATACCACAAACCCTACAGCGATTTTAATCACGCATGGGCATTATGACCATGTTTGGGATAGTGCTAATTTGTCAAAAATCCTTAAAAACACTCCGATTTATGCCCCCAAAGATGATGTGTTTATGCTAGAAAATGATATTTTTAATTTAGGCATGCCAGCTTTTAGCCCCACTTTTAGCGTGCCTTGCAATAAAGGTTGCACGACTTTAGAGATAGAAAATACTATTATTAAGTATTGGCATTTTCCCGGACACACACCAGGTTGTTCTATCATAGAAATAGAAGGGGTGATTTTTAGCGGAGATTTTATTTTTTATCGTAGCATTGGGCGTTATGATTTCCCTTATTCTAATGCAAAAGACATGAAAGAGTCCTTGCTAAGATTTCAAAGTTTAGATTTTCCTAAAGACTTAGATATTTATCCAGGTCATGGAGATAAAACAAGCTTTTTTGCTGAGAGAGAGCATTCTAAAGTTTGGATTTCAAGGATAGCTTAG
- a CDS encoding SAM-dependent methyltransferase — protein sequence MRSFGNYMQEWLYGEKGYYRKATIGQKGDFYTSVSLSKFFGGTIAFYIIKLLEEEKLGLPLKIVEIGSHHGHFLSDIAGFLKTLSVGVIEKCEFISCEPLKELQSIQQATFKQATQLDLTSYSLEELDFKEHEHVFVISNELFDAFACEIIKDNQMLFITPKHQGVWSDIDKPTKELLKTLNLQVGCVPLFLNAFIRDLLEKLNKAQSWVFLSFDYGDELQRLDMHLRAFKEHQVLDFKDILDNLSSLYQQSDLTYDVNFSLVRFLLEKYQGEFSFLKPQAKALLDMGLMELLEKFSQSTSYERYLKEVAKIKPLISPGALGERFKALEFIKPAQKPSF from the coding sequence GTGCGTTCATTTGGAAATTACATGCAAGAGTGGCTCTATGGCGAAAAAGGGTATTACAGAAAAGCAACAATTGGTCAAAAAGGGGACTTTTACACTTCAGTGTCCTTAAGCAAGTTTTTTGGTGGCACCATTGCATTTTATATCATCAAACTTTTAGAAGAAGAAAAATTAGGCTTACCTTTAAAAATTGTAGAAATCGGCTCTCATCATGGGCATTTCTTAAGTGATATAGCTGGTTTTTTAAAAACTTTGAGCGTAGGTGTTATAGAAAAATGCGAATTTATTAGCTGTGAGCCTTTAAAAGAATTGCAAAGCATTCAACAAGCAACTTTCAAACAAGCTACGCAATTAGATTTAACAAGCTATAGCTTAGAAGAGCTTGATTTTAAAGAGCATGAACATGTGTTTGTCATCTCTAATGAATTGTTTGATGCGTTTGCTTGCGAAATTATCAAGGATAATCAAATGCTTTTTATTACTCCTAAGCATCAGGGTGTTTGGAGTGATATTGATAAGCCTACAAAAGAACTTCTCAAAACCTTGAATTTGCAAGTTGGGTGTGTGCCATTATTTTTGAACGCTTTTATTAGGGATTTGTTAGAAAAGTTGAATAAGGCTCAATCTTGGGTGTTTTTAAGCTTTGATTATGGCGATGAATTACAGAGATTAGACATGCATTTAAGAGCCTTTAAAGAACATCAAGTGCTGGATTTTAAGGATATTTTAGACAATCTTTCTAGTTTGTATCAGCAAAGCGACTTGACCTATGATGTCAATTTTTCTTTGGTGCGTTTCTTGCTAGAAAAATATCAGGGGGAATTTTCATTCTTAAAACCACAGGCTAAAGCCTTGCTGGATATGGGGCTTATGGAATTGTTAGAAAAATTTTCTCAAAGCACAAGTTATGAAAGGTATTTAAAAGAAGTCGCAAAAATCAAGCCCTTGATTAGCCCTGGAGCTTTAGGGGAGCGTTTCAAGGCGTTAGAATTTATCAAACCAGCTCAAAAGCCATCTTTTTAG
- the motA gene encoding flagellar motor stator protein MotA, with translation MDLSTILGLVLAVASISLGDILEDGNPLHIIHLSSCIIIIPTSLFAAMTGTHARYVKAAYKEIKIVFLNPKINLNETIKNLIELATLARKDGVLSLEGRVAQIEDDFTRNGLSMIIDGKDLKSVKESLEISIEEMEEYYHGAAHYWETAGETAPTMGLVGAVMGLMLALQKLDNPAEMAAGIAGAFTATVTGIMCSYAIFGPFGHKLKAKSKDIIKEKTVLLEGILGIANGENPRDLENKLLNYIAPGEPKKSQFEG, from the coding sequence TTGGATTTATCAACTATATTAGGCTTAGTGCTAGCGGTTGCTTCCATTTCGTTAGGCGATATTTTAGAAGATGGCAATCCGTTGCATATCATTCACTTAAGCTCTTGTATTATCATTATTCCTACTTCGTTATTTGCAGCTATGACAGGCACGCATGCACGCTATGTAAAAGCCGCTTACAAAGAGATTAAGATTGTTTTTTTAAACCCTAAAATCAATTTGAATGAAACCATTAAAAACTTAATAGAATTAGCCACTCTAGCTAGAAAAGATGGGGTGTTGAGCCTAGAGGGGCGGGTCGCTCAAATTGAAGATGATTTTACTCGTAATGGTTTGTCTATGATAATAGATGGTAAAGATTTGAAATCCGTTAAAGAAAGCTTAGAAATTAGCATTGAAGAAATGGAAGAGTATTACCACGGAGCCGCCCATTACTGGGAGACCGCCGGTGAGACAGCCCCTACTATGGGCTTGGTAGGTGCGGTTATGGGGCTAATGCTCGCTCTTCAAAAACTAGACAATCCAGCAGAAATGGCGGCAGGAATCGCAGGGGCGTTTACCGCAACCGTTACCGGAATTATGTGTTCTTATGCGATTTTTGGTCCTTTTGGGCATAAACTTAAAGCTAAGTCTAAGGATATTATCAAAGAAAAAACCGTTCTTTTAGAAGGAATTTTAGGCATTGCTAATGGAGAAAATCCAAGAGATTTAGAAAACAAGCTTTTAAATTACATCGCTCCTGGCGAGCCTAAAAAGTCTCAATTTGAAGGCTAA
- a CDS encoding HesA/MoeB/ThiF family protein: MLSQPQKERYLRHIMLEDVGEEGQLKLLESSVLVIGAGGLGSVVLMYLCATGIGRIGIVDFDKVDLSNLQRQIIHSQDFLNQSKVSSAKARLNTLNADVKTETFEERFNASNALSLIEPYDFIIDATDNFNAKFLINDACVLAHKPYSHAGVLKYRGQSMSVLPSSACLACVFDRPPKKELNPIFKAGLFGVLPGVLGCIQASEAIKYFLGIKTLLTNTLLTADIKTMDFKKVQVMKNPECRVCGTHKITHLQDYEI; encoded by the coding sequence ATGTTAAGCCAGCCACAAAAAGAGCGTTACCTACGCCATATCATGTTAGAAGATGTGGGCGAAGAAGGTCAATTGAAGCTTTTAGAATCTAGCGTTCTAGTCATTGGAGCTGGGGGGCTTGGTTCAGTGGTTTTAATGTATTTGTGTGCCACTGGTATAGGGCGAATAGGTATTGTGGATTTTGACAAAGTGGATTTAAGTAATTTGCAACGCCAAATCATTCATTCGCAAGATTTTTTGAATCAATCCAAAGTCTCTAGTGCAAAAGCTCGCTTAAACACACTCAACGCTGATGTGAAAACAGAAACTTTTGAAGAGCGTTTTAATGCGAGTAATGCTCTTTCTCTCATAGAGCCTTATGATTTTATCATAGACGCTACAGACAATTTTAACGCTAAATTTTTGATTAATGATGCTTGTGTATTAGCTCATAAGCCCTACTCGCATGCGGGTGTTTTAAAATACAGGGGGCAGAGCATGAGCGTTTTACCTAGTAGTGCATGCTTAGCATGTGTATTTGATAGACCCCCTAAAAAGGAATTAAACCCTATCTTTAAGGCGGGGCTTTTTGGGGTCTTACCTGGAGTTTTAGGGTGTATTCAAGCCAGTGAAGCCATTAAATATTTCTTAGGCATAAAGACTTTACTCACAAACACCTTGCTTACAGCGGATATTAAAACGATGGATTTTAAAAAAGTTCAAGTGATGAAAAACCCTGAATGTAGGGTTTGCGGCACACATAAAATCACGCATTTACAAGATTATGAAATTTAG